A window of the Rickettsia felis URRWXCal2 genome harbors these coding sequences:
- a CDS encoding Cell surface antigen-like protein Sca7 has protein sequence MIGTRYATFKNNSYKETGTTFQNLSVRKKSYDRFEGIAGLKGVTNFFVRDVRIKPELHGFVSYDFKGKLPNIDARLDGIDEPLTTVKFKPTKLNYNLGGSLSV, from the coding sequence ATGATTGGAACTCGTTATGCTACGTTTAAAAATAATAGTTACAAAGAAACAGGTACTACTTTCCAAAATTTATCCGTTAGAAAAAAATCATATGATAGATTTGAAGGCATAGCTGGATTAAAAGGCGTAACTAATTTCTTTGTAAGAGACGTAAGAATAAAACCGGAATTACACGGCTTCGTAAGTTACGATTTTAAAGGGAAATTACCGAATATTGATGCACGGCTTGATGGAATAGATGAGCCGCTTACAACAGTTAAATTTAAACCTACAAAACTAAATTATAATTTAGGCGGGAGTCTATCTGTTTAA
- the thyX gene encoding Thymidylate synthase ThyX (Flavin-dependent), with product MHNTTKRVTVPALEEILYEPIKVLDHGFIRVIDYMGDDSAIVQAARVSYGKGTKQLNQDKGLINYLLRHYHTTPFEMCDIKFHIKLPIFIARQWIRHRTASVNEYSARYSILGNEFYLPEPANIASQSAVNKQCREGDSLPKEGAEKVLAILEEDAKQCYGHYKELMNADEDGNIIDENNTGIARELARMNLTLNYYTEWYWKINLHNLLHFLRLRADPHAQYEIRVYAEKMLEIVKAWVPFTYEAFEEYRLQGANISRKGLDVIKRMIKGEKVTHESSGMTKREWEELMKIFG from the coding sequence ATGCACAACACCACGAAAAGAGTAACAGTTCCGGCACTTGAAGAAATCTTATACGAGCCTATAAAAGTGTTGGATCACGGTTTTATTAGAGTTATCGATTATATGGGAGATGATAGTGCTATAGTACAAGCAGCACGCGTATCTTACGGTAAGGGTACGAAGCAGCTAAATCAAGATAAAGGGCTGATAAACTACTTGCTTCGTCATTATCATACTACTCCTTTTGAGATGTGCGATATCAAGTTCCATATTAAATTACCGATATTTATTGCAAGACAATGGATTAGGCATAGAACAGCTAGTGTTAACGAATATTCGGCAAGATACTCTATTTTAGGCAACGAATTTTATTTACCAGAACCGGCAAATATTGCTTCCCAATCTGCCGTAAATAAACAATGTAGGGAGGGGGATAGCTTACCGAAAGAAGGGGCTGAAAAGGTTCTTGCAATTTTAGAAGAAGATGCTAAACAGTGTTACGGGCATTATAAAGAGCTAATGAATGCCGATGAAGATGGTAATATTATAGATGAGAATAACACAGGAATAGCAAGAGAGCTTGCCCGTATGAATTTAACTTTAAATTATTATACGGAATGGTATTGGAAAATTAATTTACATAATTTACTTCATTTTTTAAGGTTACGTGCCGACCCTCACGCACAATATGAAATTAGAGTTTATGCTGAAAAAATGCTTGAGATAGTCAAAGCTTGGGTTCCTTTTACTTACGAAGCTTTTGAGGAATATCGTTTGCAGGGAGCAAATATTTCACGTAAAGGTTTAGACGTAATCAAAAGAATGATAAAAGGTGAAAAAGTCACCCATGAGAGTAGTGGTATGACTAAGAGAGAGTGGGAAGAGTTAATGAAGATTTTTGGATAA
- a CDS encoding Probable antitoxin of toxin-antitoxin stability system, whose product MNHLVTNEESKYINKLIDEVTLYHQPTLIKGKRNNAILISEEDWEDIQETLLVSSNKKLSESLLKGRNTPYSECSTKLD is encoded by the coding sequence ATGAACCATTTAGTTACAAATGAAGAATCTAAATATATTAATAAGCTGATTGATGAAGTTACGCTATATCATCAACCAACTTTAATAAAAGGAAAAAGGAATAATGCTATATTAATTTCTGAAGAAGATTGGGAAGATATACAAGAAACTTTATTAGTATCGTCAAATAAAAAATTAAGTGAATCCTTACTCAAGGGCAGAAATACACCTTACTCCGAATGTAGTACAAAATTAGATTAG
- the cox11 gene encoding Cytochrome c oxidase assembly protein cox11 codes for MSKKSNKNLAFSLLGLIISMVLLSFASVPIYNLFCKVTGYGGTTAKETVSVYSKVKGTKPIIIEFDANVDKDLPWRFIPRQQRVQIVPGQNTLVFYETENLSNNDIIGTSVYNVTPNKAGKYFVKIHCFCFEEQLLKADEKVLMPVTFYIDKDFELDPEMQDIKVLTLSYSFFKVREIASLRGNTKY; via the coding sequence ATGTCTAAAAAATCCAATAAAAATTTAGCCTTTTCCTTGCTAGGATTAATAATTAGTATGGTGTTACTAAGTTTTGCTTCCGTACCTATCTATAATTTATTTTGTAAAGTTACGGGATATGGAGGTACTACTGCAAAAGAAACGGTGAGTGTATATTCTAAGGTAAAAGGCACTAAACCTATAATTATCGAGTTTGATGCTAATGTTGATAAAGATTTACCTTGGCGGTTTATTCCCAGGCAACAAAGAGTGCAAATTGTTCCGGGGCAGAATACTCTAGTATTCTATGAAACGGAAAATCTAAGCAATAACGATATAATAGGTACTTCCGTATATAATGTTACTCCAAATAAAGCAGGAAAATATTTCGTAAAAATTCATTGTTTTTGTTTTGAAGAACAATTATTAAAAGCCGACGAAAAAGTCTTAATGCCGGTTACATTTTATATAGATAAAGATTTTGAGCTTGACCCTGAAATGCAAGACATTAAAGTACTTACTTTATCTTATAGCTTCTTTAAAGTAAGAGAGATAGCGTCATTGCGAGGAAATACGAAGTATTGA
- a CDS encoding Probable toxin of toxin-antitoxin system, producing the protein MYTLYYTHDAKKDFKKIIKSNHKEICLQLLDLITQNPFQTPPPYKKLLGEHVGMYSRRINIQHRLFYEVDEKNKRIKILRMWNHYYDN; encoded by the coding sequence GTGTATACATTATATTATACGCATGATGCGAAAAAAGATTTTAAGAAAATTATAAAATCAAATCATAAAGAGATTTGCTTACAGCTTTTGGATTTAATAACTCAAAATCCTTTTCAAACTCCACCTCCATATAAAAAGCTTTTAGGGGAACATGTAGGGATGTATTCACGAAGAATTAATATACAACATAGATTATTTTATGAAGTTGATGAAAAAAATAAAAGAATAAAAATATTGAGGATGTGGAATCATTATTATGATAATTAA
- the lacA gene encoding Ribose-5-phosphate isomerase — MKTYNIVIASDDHSGYELKSEIINYLEQKSLKVYDCGTNNTQTVDYPDYAKKVVDIIIEKSAPIGILISDTGIGMSIAANRSSEIRAALCHNMLTAENAKAHNDANILILGAKTIDYKIVFDIIDKFLTTKFEGGRHNVRLLKIK; from the coding sequence ATGAAAACTTATAATATTGTCATAGCTAGTGATGATCACTCAGGTTATGAGCTTAAGTCTGAAATTATCAATTATTTAGAGCAGAAATCTTTAAAGGTTTATGACTGCGGAACGAATAATACACAAACCGTCGATTATCCTGATTATGCTAAGAAAGTAGTAGATATTATTATTGAAAAATCAGCTCCTATCGGTATTTTAATTAGTGATACAGGAATTGGTATGTCTATAGCCGCTAATCGTAGCTCGGAAATAAGAGCAGCTTTGTGCCATAATATGTTAACCGCTGAAAACGCTAAAGCTCATAATGACGCTAATATCTTAATACTCGGAGCAAAAACCATAGATTACAAAATAGTGTTTGATATTATAGATAAGTTTTTAACCACTAAATTTGAAGGCGGTAGACATAACGTTAGATTGTTAAAAATAAAATAA
- the tolB gene encoding TolB protein precursor has translation MRNIIYFILSLLFSFKGYALETINIEHGRADPTPIAVNKFNADSSADDVVGHDVVKVISNDLKLSGLFRPISSASFIEEKTGIEYKPLFAAWRQINASLLVNGEVKKLESGKLKISFILWDTLLEKQLAGEILEAPENLWRRAAHKIADKIYEKITGDAGYFDTKIVYVSESTSLPKIKRIALMDYDGANNKYLTNGKSLVLTPRFARSADKIFYVSYATKRRALVYEKDLKTGKESVVGDFSGISFAPRFSPDGRKAVMSIAKNGSTHIYEIDLATKRLHKLTDGFGINTSPSYSPDGKKIVYNSDRNGVPQLYIMNSDGSDVQRISFGGGSYTAPSWSPRGDYIAFTKITRGAEGKTFNIGIMKACPQDDENSERIITSGYLVESPCWSPNGRVIMFAKGWPSRAKAPGKNKIFAIDLTGHNEREIITPADASDPEWSGVLN, from the coding sequence GTGAGAAATATTATATATTTTATACTATCACTATTATTTAGCTTTAAAGGTTATGCACTTGAAACAATAAATATTGAGCATGGGCGTGCTGATCCTACGCCTATAGCAGTTAATAAATTTAATGCCGATAGTTCTGCTGATGACGTAGTAGGTCACGATGTGGTGAAAGTTATCTCTAATGATTTAAAGCTTTCGGGGTTATTTCGTCCTATTTCCTCTGCATCTTTTATAGAAGAGAAGACAGGAATAGAATATAAACCGCTTTTTGCTGCATGGCGTCAAATTAATGCTAGCCTTTTAGTAAACGGTGAAGTTAAAAAACTAGAAAGCGGTAAGCTTAAAATTAGCTTTATATTATGGGATACATTGCTTGAAAAACAGCTTGCCGGCGAAATTCTTGAAGCACCGGAAAATTTATGGCGAAGAGCAGCACATAAAATTGCCGATAAAATTTATGAAAAAATTACCGGTGATGCCGGTTATTTTGATACTAAAATAGTGTATGTATCAGAAAGCACTTCTTTACCGAAAATAAAAAGAATTGCTTTGATGGATTATGACGGGGCTAATAATAAATACCTTACCAATGGAAAGTCACTAGTATTAACCCCAAGATTTGCTCGTTCAGCGGATAAGATTTTTTATGTTTCATACGCAACTAAAAGAAGAGCTCTTGTTTATGAAAAGGATTTAAAAACAGGTAAAGAAAGCGTAGTAGGTGACTTTTCCGGTATATCTTTTGCCCCTAGATTCTCACCGGACGGTAGAAAAGCCGTAATGTCGATAGCTAAAAACGGCTCGACGCATATTTATGAAATTGACCTTGCTACTAAACGGCTTCATAAATTAACTGACGGCTTCGGTATTAATACCTCTCCTAGCTATTCACCGGACGGTAAAAAAATTGTGTATAATTCTGATAGAAACGGTGTGCCTCAATTATATATCATGAATTCGGACGGAAGTGACGTTCAACGTATTAGTTTCGGTGGAGGTTCATACACTGCTCCTAGTTGGTCGCCTAGAGGAGACTATATAGCATTCACTAAAATTACTAGAGGAGCTGAAGGAAAAACTTTTAATATCGGAATTATGAAAGCATGCCCCCAAGATGATGAGAATAGTGAAAGAATAATAACAAGCGGATATTTAGTCGAAAGCCCTTGTTGGTCGCCTAACGGACGAGTTATTATGTTTGCTAAAGGTTGGCCGTCGAGAGCTAAAGCTCCGGGGAAAAATAAAATTTTTGCAATTGACCTAACAGGTCATAATGAAAGAGAAATTATAACACCGGCGGATGCTTCTGATCCTGAATGGTCAGGCGTGCTGAATTGA
- a CDS encoding Predicted metal-dependent hydrolase, which produces MEDFITLTKYGEPQNVIVRRSGKAKNIAIRITPKGAELVLPLKAKLEKGHNFLLSKEYWVRQKLRRNVTVIPKDKDKISILGKSYEIIHIDSSKNQIKLNDSTLEVYCSTVLKKLSIEVFLKKTLLAEIKIIVENISKKHNLTYSNIRIMENVTRWGSCCSKGNLAFNWRVVFAPFEVLKYLVAHEMAHLKEMNHSENFWELVEDIYPEYQPAKLWLKRNGKNLYSYLS; this is translated from the coding sequence ATGGAAGATTTTATTACTCTTACTAAATACGGTGAACCTCAAAATGTTATAGTAAGGAGGAGTGGTAAAGCTAAAAATATAGCCATACGAATTACGCCTAAAGGTGCAGAGCTTGTATTGCCTCTTAAGGCAAAGCTAGAGAAAGGTCATAATTTTCTGTTAAGTAAAGAATATTGGGTTAGGCAAAAATTACGCCGTAATGTAACTGTGATACCAAAGGATAAAGATAAGATTTCTATTTTGGGAAAATCTTATGAAATAATACATATTGATTCGTCTAAAAATCAGATAAAACTAAATGATTCTACGTTAGAAGTATATTGCAGTACGGTACTAAAAAAACTTAGTATAGAAGTATTCCTTAAAAAGACATTATTAGCAGAAATAAAAATAATAGTAGAGAATATATCTAAAAAACATAATTTGACTTATTCCAATATTAGAATAATGGAAAATGTTACTCGCTGGGGAAGCTGTTGTAGCAAAGGGAATCTTGCTTTTAATTGGCGAGTAGTTTTTGCTCCCTTTGAAGTACTGAAATATTTAGTAGCTCATGAAATGGCACATTTAAAAGAAATGAATCATAGTGAAAATTTTTGGGAGTTAGTTGAGGATATATATCCTGAATACCAACCGGCAAAATTATGGCTAAAAAGAAACGGTAAGAATTTATATAGTTATTTGTCGTGA
- the rpoH gene encoding RNA polymerase sigma-32 factor, translating into MTNNINALAISSESGFYSYLQKINKIPSLTQEEEFLLAKSYLEENDLQAAHKLVTSHLKLVAKIASGYRTYGLPITELVSEGNIGLMQAVKKFNPELGFRLSTYAMWWIKAAIQEYILKSWSLVKMGTTAAQKKLFFSLNKIKHKITNLYSRAITADDFIQIADELGVSVNEVSEMNTRISGPDLSLNNPINSDDAESGELIELLPETRPTPETIAINKQDSTGKRKLLSNAMKILNDRELRIFTERKLTDTPKTLDILSNEYNISKERIRQIENTAFEKIKKFILNHSGQVA; encoded by the coding sequence ATGACTAATAATATTAATGCATTAGCAATCTCTAGCGAATCAGGATTTTATAGCTACTTACAGAAAATCAATAAAATTCCTTCACTTACGCAAGAAGAAGAATTTTTATTAGCGAAATCCTATTTAGAAGAGAATGATTTACAAGCTGCACATAAATTAGTAACGAGCCATCTTAAACTTGTTGCAAAAATTGCAAGTGGCTATAGAACTTACGGTCTTCCTATTACTGAATTGGTTTCAGAAGGTAATATAGGTTTAATGCAGGCAGTAAAAAAATTCAACCCCGAACTCGGTTTTCGCCTATCAACATATGCAATGTGGTGGATTAAAGCCGCTATTCAAGAATATATATTAAAATCTTGGTCATTAGTAAAGATGGGAACAACGGCTGCACAAAAAAAATTATTTTTTAGCCTTAATAAAATTAAGCATAAAATTACCAATTTATACTCAAGGGCTATTACTGCCGACGATTTCATACAAATAGCAGATGAGCTGGGCGTTTCGGTTAATGAAGTTTCTGAGATGAATACTAGAATTTCAGGTCCTGATTTATCGTTAAATAACCCTATAAATAGCGACGATGCAGAATCAGGAGAATTAATAGAATTATTACCAGAAACACGCCCTACTCCCGAAACTATAGCTATTAATAAGCAAGACTCTACCGGTAAAAGGAAGTTACTATCAAATGCTATGAAGATTTTAAATGATAGAGAACTTCGTATTTTTACAGAGCGTAAATTAACGGATACTCCTAAAACTCTAGATATTCTAAGCAATGAGTATAATATTTCTAAGGAACGTATTAGACAAATAGAGAATACGGCTTTTGAAAAAATAAAAAAGTTTATCTTAAACCATAGTGGTCAAGTGGCTTAG
- the nlpD1 gene encoding Membrane proteins related to metalloendopeptidases (Outer membrane antigenic lipoprotein B precursor): MFSNVNNSFVKYMKYSVALSIVICFCLVACVEQPPAPIEYKVGDVTANNNSTELEHDEGLIVQRTMEDDSVSEKVSGRLEEPKAKIIEDDNDDIEIPISRNEDEEEIEQSSFVKPLNGVIITEFKAGKSKGIDIAAKEYSEVKSIEAGTVIYSGFNKQFGNLVIVKLDKDDLEVAYASLDDLLLKKGDKITKNSVIGHVEHKLYFAMRKNKIAVDPSKYIEF, encoded by the coding sequence TTGTTTTCTAATGTAAATAATAGTTTTGTTAAATATATGAAATATTCTGTTGCACTTAGTATTGTTATATGTTTTTGTTTAGTTGCTTGTGTTGAACAGCCGCCTGCTCCAATTGAGTATAAAGTAGGAGATGTTACTGCGAATAATAATTCTACCGAATTAGAACACGATGAGGGGTTGATAGTTCAAAGAACTATGGAAGACGATTCCGTATCAGAAAAAGTTAGCGGTAGACTTGAAGAACCAAAGGCAAAAATTATAGAAGATGATAATGATGATATTGAGATTCCTATATCTCGGAATGAAGATGAAGAAGAGATAGAGCAGTCAAGCTTTGTAAAACCGTTAAACGGGGTAATTATTACCGAGTTTAAAGCCGGTAAAAGTAAGGGGATAGATATTGCCGCTAAAGAATATAGCGAAGTTAAATCGATAGAGGCAGGAACGGTAATATATTCAGGTTTTAATAAACAATTCGGTAATTTAGTAATAGTTAAGTTAGATAAAGACGATTTAGAAGTAGCATATGCGAGTTTAGACGATTTGTTACTTAAAAAAGGTGATAAAATTACTAAAAATAGTGTTATCGGACATGTAGAACATAAGTTATATTTTGCGATGCGTAAAAACAAAATAGCGGTTGATCCTAGTAAATATATAGAATTTTAA
- the cysQ gene encoding 3'(2'),5'-bisphosphate nucleotidase, which yields MNNNLIAALKDLIINTGRVALDIKKAGILTDIKSDGSVVTNADKEISKVIYQSLQVLTPKIAIVCEEQPLPILSSDTFWLIDPIDGTRSYVNGKSTYTVNIGLIENGLPTIGLIYHPETAKLYYTDVQGRLKIEQNSKEIFVNHEPKHEELNAVIGFYNSNKDTKEFLSKYSFGQINAIGSSIKLCLIAEGAADIYPKFGQTMEWDIAAGHALIKAGGGNILDCDGQEITYGKENFANPNFFACSKYWLKREAVFRGY from the coding sequence ATGAATAATAACTTAATAGCCGCTTTAAAAGATTTAATTATTAATACCGGTAGGGTTGCACTAGATATAAAAAAGGCAGGAATATTGACTGATATTAAATCAGATGGGTCAGTAGTCACTAATGCCGATAAGGAAATTAGTAAAGTAATTTATCAGTCTCTACAAGTCTTAACCCCCAAAATAGCTATAGTATGTGAAGAGCAGCCGCTACCTATATTAAGCAGTGATACTTTTTGGTTAATCGATCCTATTGACGGGACGCGGAGCTATGTAAACGGTAAAAGTACATATACGGTAAATATAGGGCTTATTGAAAACGGTCTTCCAACTATCGGCTTGATATATCACCCTGAAACAGCAAAGCTATATTATACCGATGTACAGGGGCGGTTAAAAATCGAACAGAATTCTAAAGAAATATTTGTTAATCATGAACCTAAACATGAAGAGCTTAATGCGGTAATAGGTTTTTATAATTCAAATAAAGATACTAAAGAATTTTTAAGTAAATATTCATTCGGTCAAATAAATGCAATAGGCAGTTCAATTAAACTATGCTTAATTGCTGAAGGAGCAGCTGATATATATCCAAAATTCGGTCAAACTATGGAATGGGACATAGCGGCAGGTCATGCTTTGATTAAAGCCGGCGGCGGTAATATTTTAGATTGTGACGGACAAGAAATTACTTACGGTAAAGAAAATTTTGCTAACCCCAATTTTTTCGCTTGTAGTAAATATTGGTTGAAAAGGGAGGCTGTATTTCGTGGATACTAA
- the mutS gene encoding DNA mismatch repair protein MutS: MNLQEFKQKYNYDVATKMMQQYLDIKFAHLDCLLLFRMGDFYEMFYEDAILASNVLGIALTKRGKNGEEEIAMCGVPYHALENYLTKLIEENYKVAICDQLETPEEAKNRGGYKAVVTRDVTRIITPGTIIEENLIASAEPNYLASLVITKNKETASLCYVDLSTSEIFVVNVPEAEILNELARLKPREILLSENLRSSNLADSIFKQLNFRITYQVDSFFAINKCEKIILDFYKMKDIKGIGEISSSQICAIGSILEYLSLTQKQNIPHLPIPRIINFHSYMTIDFATRRNLEIVTNSQGTLKGSLLNTLNHTVTKQGGRLLYNFLSSPLTNIAKINHRLNITEFFYSNLEIVKRIRELLKKTSDIERCLTRITMNRSSGRDLLSIKYTLEAATIIKGVFFDAYGFNLPDFIEKIIKPLSGDAELYNLIDESIREDAPNNLNDGGIIKHEYHPKVAQLHDLINNGKLHIEKLKDQYCKETGIDSLKISHNNVIGLFIDITAKNVNKILDPKFIHRQTTVNSVRYTTTELQKLESELANAKTLVISLEKELYADICNQVIEKASYLRMLASSLSGLDVFCNFAYIADEYDYVKPEFTDDLSFDIVKGRHPVVEKALKRESKSFVYNDCHLSEFERIWLITGPNMAGKSTFLRQNAIIAIIAQIGSFVPAKSAKIGVVDKIFSRIGAADDLIRGQSTFMAEMLETSAILAQSTKNSLIILDEVGRGTSTYDGVSIAWSVLEYIHDKLKCRCLFATHYHELTVMSNFLPALQNYTIAIEESGKDILFLHNIISGAADRSYGIHVAALAGLPASVINRAEQILLKFEKTSTGKGKNILSTESNNLSLFNLEPNKTTISSKLDEQFRTIAPDKLSPKEALELIYELKKLV, encoded by the coding sequence ATGAATCTTCAAGAATTTAAACAAAAATATAATTACGATGTTGCAACGAAAATGATGCAACAATATCTAGACATTAAATTTGCTCATTTAGATTGTTTACTACTATTTAGAATGGGTGATTTTTATGAGATGTTCTATGAGGATGCAATCTTAGCCAGCAATGTACTCGGTATTGCCTTAACAAAAAGAGGTAAAAACGGTGAAGAAGAAATTGCGATGTGCGGAGTGCCTTATCATGCTCTTGAGAATTATTTAACTAAGTTAATTGAAGAAAATTATAAGGTTGCTATTTGTGACCAGCTTGAAACCCCTGAAGAGGCAAAAAATAGAGGCGGTTATAAAGCGGTAGTTACTAGAGACGTTACACGTATTATAACTCCGGGAACTATAATTGAAGAGAATCTAATTGCTTCAGCCGAACCTAATTATTTAGCAAGTCTTGTAATAACGAAAAATAAAGAAACGGCTAGCCTTTGTTATGTTGATCTTTCTACTTCCGAAATTTTTGTAGTTAATGTACCGGAAGCGGAAATTCTTAATGAGCTGGCTCGTTTAAAGCCTCGTGAAATTCTGCTTAGCGAAAACTTGAGATCTTCTAATCTTGCGGATAGTATTTTCAAACAATTAAATTTTCGTATTACCTATCAGGTTGATAGTTTTTTTGCGATTAATAAATGCGAAAAAATCATTTTAGACTTTTATAAAATGAAAGATATTAAAGGAATCGGTGAGATATCTAGCAGTCAAATTTGTGCCATAGGTAGCATTTTAGAATATTTATCATTAACGCAAAAACAAAATATTCCTCATTTACCAATCCCTAGAATTATCAATTTTCATAGCTATATGACTATTGATTTCGCAACTAGACGCAACCTTGAAATTGTAACAAACTCACAAGGGACCCTGAAAGGAAGTTTACTAAACACTCTCAATCATACGGTTACTAAACAAGGCGGACGTTTACTATATAATTTTCTTTCAAGTCCTTTAACCAACATTGCTAAAATAAATCATCGTTTAAATATTACCGAGTTCTTTTATTCCAACTTAGAAATAGTAAAAAGAATTAGAGAACTTCTAAAAAAAACTAGTGATATAGAACGCTGCCTAACACGTATTACAATGAACAGAAGTTCAGGTCGTGATTTACTTAGTATTAAATATACCTTGGAAGCTGCAACGATTATTAAAGGAGTATTTTTTGACGCTTACGGTTTTAATTTACCTGATTTTATCGAAAAAATTATTAAACCTCTATCAGGTGATGCGGAATTATATAATTTAATAGACGAGAGCATAAGAGAAGATGCACCGAATAATTTAAATGACGGAGGTATAATAAAACATGAATATCATCCGAAAGTAGCCCAATTACATGATTTAATTAATAACGGGAAATTACATATTGAAAAGCTAAAAGATCAATATTGCAAAGAAACGGGCATAGACAGTTTAAAAATATCTCATAATAATGTTATAGGGCTTTTTATCGATATTACCGCTAAAAATGTTAATAAAATCCTTGATCCCAAATTTATTCACCGTCAAACAACGGTTAATAGTGTCCGTTACACTACTACTGAACTACAAAAGCTTGAAAGCGAGTTAGCCAACGCTAAAACCTTAGTAATAAGCTTAGAAAAAGAATTATATGCGGATATTTGTAACCAAGTAATCGAAAAAGCTTCCTATTTACGAATGCTTGCAAGCTCCTTAAGCGGACTTGACGTATTTTGTAATTTTGCTTATATCGCTGATGAATATGATTATGTTAAGCCTGAATTTACCGATGATTTAAGCTTTGATATCGTTAAAGGACGGCATCCTGTAGTAGAAAAAGCACTAAAGCGAGAAAGCAAAAGCTTTGTATATAATGATTGTCATTTATCGGAGTTTGAGCGTATTTGGTTAATTACCGGTCCTAATATGGCAGGTAAAAGTACTTTTTTACGCCAAAACGCCATTATTGCAATCATTGCTCAAATAGGTTCGTTTGTGCCTGCTAAAAGTGCCAAAATAGGAGTAGTCGACAAGATATTTAGCCGAATAGGTGCTGCTGATGACTTAATTAGGGGACAATCAACCTTTATGGCAGAGATGCTTGAAACTTCGGCGATTCTTGCTCAATCTACAAAAAACTCACTAATAATACTTGATGAGGTAGGTAGAGGCACATCCACTTATGACGGTGTATCTATAGCGTGGTCGGTGCTTGAATATATCCATGATAAGCTAAAATGTCGCTGTTTATTTGCAACTCACTATCATGAGCTAACCGTTATGAGTAATTTCCTACCGGCTTTGCAAAATTATACTATTGCTATTGAGGAGTCAGGTAAAGATATTCTGTTTTTGCATAATATTATATCTGGGGCTGCCGATAGATCTTACGGTATTCATGTTGCAGCTTTAGCAGGACTCCCTGCCAGCGTTATAAATAGAGCTGAGCAGATTCTGCTTAAATTTGAGAAAACTTCTACCGGTAAAGGAAAAAATATCTTATCGACGGAATCAAATAATTTGAGTTTGTTTAATCTTGAGCCTAATAAAACTACTATAAGCAGCAAATTAGATGAGCAATTTAGAACTATCGCCCCTGATAAACTATCCCCTAAAGAAGCACTTGAATTGATTTATGAGTTAAAGAAGTTGGTTTGA